One Pararge aegeria chromosome 1, ilParAegt1.1, whole genome shotgun sequence genomic region harbors:
- the LOC120623766 gene encoding NSFL1 cofactor p47 isoform X3, producing the protein MPPNKEDILRQFCDVTGADDNRSKFFLESSNWQLDVALSSFYEHGSNMEEANTQPSSALPQLSDSDMESPPQSPGPPQKKDKKKSANPQFATLASLQQDSSSDEEGEAFYAGGSERSGQQILGPPGKGRKDIISEMFKSIRERGAVAFDEETSSTSRGRGGVFGGVGYRLGQTSDDHEQVTPGRQGGQQDNQPRSVRLQLYREGFSVDGGALRQYSDPDNAEFLNCIRRGEIPAELSGRGEVRLSLEDKRHDDCAHAAAPRHQAFSGKGHLLGSPTPATVGATVAVASSSDDRAANQRAAQAAVALDESSPLTTVQFRLVDGSRLTGRFNHTHTVADLIQYVSRAEPIYQLQPFTLLTSFPSSELTDRAATLAQANLLNTTLLQRLK; encoded by the exons ATGCCTCCAAACAAGGAAGATATTTTACGACAGTTTTGTGATGTTACCGGCGCAGACGACAACCGAAGTAAATTCTTCTTAGAATCTTCTAATTGGCAGCTAGAC gtGGCACTATCTAGCTTTTATGAGCACGGAAGTAATATGGAGGAGGCTAACACACAACCGTCATCAGCTCTCCCACAGCTGTCAGACAGTGATATGGAGTCCCCACCACAGTCACCCGGTCCACCTCAGAAGAAGGACAAAAAAAAGTCTGCCAACCCACAATTTGCGACTTTGGCCTCTTTGCAACAGGATAGTTCCAGCGATGAAGAAG GTGAAGCTTTCTATGCAGGTGGGTCAGAACGATCTGGACAACAGATATTAGGGCCACCGGGTAAAGGAAGGAAGGATATTATTTCAGAAATGTTCAAGAGCATTAGAGA ACGTGGTGCAGTTGCTTTTGATGAGGAGACATCTTCAACCAGTCGTGGTCGAGGAGGAGTGTTTGGTGGTGTTGGATACAGATTag GTCAAACATCGGACGACCATGAACAGGTTACTCCGGGGCGGCAAGGTGGGCAACAG GACAACCAGCCGCGTTCAGTTCGCCTGCAGCTGTACCGCGAGGGTTTCTCCGTGGACGGCGGTGCTTTGCGCCAGTACTCCGACCCTGACAACGCGGAATTCCTCAACTGCATACGACGGGG GGAGATACCAGCGGAACTGTCGGGCCGTGGTGAAGTAAGACTGAGCCTGGAAGACAAGCGGCATGATGACTGCGCGCACGCCGCCGCGCCCAGACATCAGGCCTTCTCCGGCAAAGGACACTTGCTCGGAAG TCCGACGCCTGCGACGGTGGGTGCAACGGTAGCGGTGGCGTCGTCGTCGGACGACCGCGCGGCCAACCAACGCGCCGCACAAGCCGCCGTCGCACTTGACGAGAGTAGCCCTCTAACCACCGTACAG TTTCGCCTGGTCGACGGCAGCCGTCTCACCGGTCGGTTCAACCACACCCACACGGTCGCCGACCTCATACAATACGTGTCCCGCGCCGAGCCGATCTACCAGCTTCAGCCGTTCACTCTGCTCACAAGCTTCCCGAGCAGCGAACTGACTGACCGCGCCGCCACCCTGGCGCAGGCCAACCTACTCAACACCACTCTGCTCCAGCGGCTCAAGTAA